Proteins from a single region of Sphingomonas morindae:
- a CDS encoding M14 family metallopeptidase produces MTIRVSSAFDSGNIRLTSILDDRVGLEIVPDHQSDFYQWFHFRVLGVRGRRISYEIGNAGGSAYPDGWPGYQACWSEDRVTWRRVPDTRYEEGVLHFSHVAETDSIWFAYFAPYSLERHLDLVARIGACPGVRAYSLGQSLDGREIDCLTLGDGPVRVWLYGRQHPGETMAEWWMEGALEALTDPADPIARALRTRATFHIVPNMNPDGSARGHLRTNAAGVNLNREWHAPSAERAPEVLAVRNAMDQTGVDFAMDVHGDEAIPHVFLAGFEGIPSLTERQTALFARYSAALVRRTPDFQTRRGYGVAGAGKANLTMSTNQLAERFGCVAMTLEMPFKDNDDLPSPEFGWSAERSKRLGAACLAALWDMIGEI; encoded by the coding sequence ATGACTATCCGCGTCTCGTCCGCCTTCGACAGTGGCAATATCCGGCTGACCTCGATCCTCGACGATCGGGTCGGCCTGGAGATCGTCCCCGATCATCAGTCCGACTTCTACCAATGGTTCCACTTCCGCGTGCTGGGCGTGCGCGGACGGCGGATCAGCTACGAGATCGGCAATGCCGGCGGCTCGGCCTATCCCGATGGATGGCCGGGCTACCAGGCCTGCTGGTCCGAGGATCGGGTGACCTGGCGGCGCGTGCCCGACACGCGCTACGAAGAGGGCGTGCTGCACTTCAGCCATGTCGCGGAGACGGACAGCATCTGGTTCGCCTATTTCGCGCCCTATTCGCTGGAGCGGCATCTGGATCTGGTCGCGCGGATCGGCGCCTGCCCGGGCGTCCGCGCCTATTCGCTCGGCCAGAGCCTGGACGGGCGGGAGATTGATTGCCTGACGCTGGGCGATGGCCCGGTGCGCGTCTGGCTCTATGGCCGCCAGCATCCCGGCGAGACCATGGCGGAATGGTGGATGGAGGGTGCGCTCGAGGCGCTGACCGATCCCGCCGATCCGATCGCGCGCGCGCTGCGGACCCGCGCCACCTTCCATATCGTGCCCAACATGAACCCGGACGGATCGGCGCGCGGACATCTGCGCACCAATGCCGCGGGCGTGAACCTCAACCGCGAATGGCATGCGCCCAGCGCCGAGCGCGCGCCCGAGGTGCTGGCGGTGCGCAACGCGATGGACCAGACCGGCGTGGATTTCGCCATGGACGTGCATGGCGACGAGGCGATCCCGCACGTCTTCCTGGCCGGGTTCGAGGGCATTCCCTCGCTGACCGAGCGCCAGACCGCGCTGTTCGCGCGCTACAGCGCCGCGCTGGTGCGGCGCACCCCCGATTTCCAGACGCGGCGGGGCTATGGCGTGGCGGGTGCCGGCAAGGCCAATCTCACCATGTCCACCAACCAGCTCGCCGAGCGCTTCGGCTGCGTCGCGATGACGCTCGAGATGCCGTTCAAGGACAATGACGATCTGCCCTCGCCCGAATTCGGCTGGTCGGCCGAGCGGTCCAAGCGGCTGGGCGCGGCCTGCCTCGCCGCCCTGTGGGACATGATCGGCGAGATCTGA
- a CDS encoding DUF4136 domain-containing protein yields the protein MVPFRRAAPLASAAALALALAGCTTTPPVEVTRFHLADPIARGSFVVQQGVPAGQAVPPGLGADSLEQSSYNQIVAGALQRTGFTPAASIADADLVASVIVDRGTREDLSARQSGFSFGLGGFGGGGGYRHGGTAVGGGLGVTVPVGGNHPRYIIGTRLMVQLKRRSEGTVIWEGRAQTEARGADPASQPDAAVAKLANALFTGFPGESGRTITVK from the coding sequence ATGGTTCCGTTCCGCCGCGCCGCCCCGCTCGCTTCCGCCGCCGCGCTCGCCCTGGCGCTCGCCGGCTGCACCACCACCCCGCCCGTGGAGGTGACGCGCTTCCACCTCGCCGATCCGATCGCACGGGGCAGCTTCGTCGTCCAGCAGGGCGTGCCCGCCGGCCAGGCGGTGCCGCCCGGGCTGGGCGCGGACAGCCTGGAGCAATCGAGCTATAACCAGATCGTCGCGGGCGCGCTGCAGCGCACGGGCTTCACCCCCGCCGCGTCGATCGCCGATGCCGATCTGGTCGCGTCGGTGATCGTCGACCGCGGCACGCGCGAGGATCTCAGCGCGCGCCAGAGCGGCTTCAGCTTCGGCCTGGGCGGCTTTGGTGGTGGCGGCGGCTATCGCCATGGCGGCACCGCCGTGGGTGGCGGCCTGGGCGTCACGGTGCCGGTCGGCGGCAATCATCCGCGCTACATCATCGGCACGCGGCTGATGGTCCAGCTCAAGCGCCGGTCCGAGGGCACGGTGATCTGGGAAGGCCGCGCCCAGACCGAGGCGCGCGGCGCCGATCCCGCCTCGCAGCCGGACGCCGCGGTGGCCAAGCTCGCCAACGCCTTGTTCACGGGCTTTCCCGGAGAATCAGGACGCACTATCACGGTGAAATGA
- a CDS encoding acyl carrier protein has product MSETAERVKKIVVEHLGVEAEKVTEEASFIDDLGADSLDIVELVMAFEEEFGVEIPDDAAEKITTVKDAITYIDSHKG; this is encoded by the coding sequence ATGAGCGAGACCGCCGAGCGCGTTAAGAAGATCGTCGTTGAGCATCTCGGCGTCGAAGCCGAGAAGGTGACGGAGGAAGCCAGCTTCATCGACGATCTCGGCGCCGACAGCCTCGACATCGTCGAGCTGGTTATGGCGTTCGAGGAGGAGTTCGGGGTCGAGATCCCCGACGACGCCGCCGAGAAGATCACGACCGTGAAGGACGCGATCACCTATATCGACAGCCACAAGGGCTGA
- the mltG gene encoding endolytic transglycosylase MltG, whose translation MRRLLLLVLAVAAIGLGGATWLWRGPGPLPRQTSVAIPEGATLAVAARELRRAGAIPSIELFRRLARLFGSSDPIRAGEFAIPAGASPARILDLLQHGRPLLHLLTVPEGMPSVLVHDKLAAAAGLIGPAPTPAEGSVLPDSYAYQPGETRAAVAARMTRAMDTQLARLWQARAPGLIVTSPREALILASIVEKETAIAAERTTVAAVYANRLRLGMPLQADPTVIYPITKGRPLGRRIRESELHARNGYNTYAMAGLPAGPICNPGRASLAAVLHPAPSKALYFVANGKGGHVFADTLAEHNANVAKWFAIRRARGEM comes from the coding sequence ATGCGCCGGCTCCTGCTCCTGGTGCTGGCGGTCGCCGCCATCGGGCTTGGCGGCGCCACCTGGCTGTGGCGGGGCCCGGGCCCGCTGCCGCGCCAGACCAGCGTCGCCATTCCCGAAGGCGCCACGCTGGCGGTGGCGGCGCGCGAACTGCGCCGCGCGGGCGCGATCCCCTCGATCGAGCTGTTCCGCCGCCTGGCCCGGCTCTTCGGATCGTCCGATCCGATCCGCGCGGGCGAATTCGCCATCCCCGCCGGCGCGAGCCCGGCGCGCATCCTCGATCTGCTGCAGCATGGCCGGCCGCTGCTGCATCTGCTGACCGTGCCCGAAGGCATGCCCTCGGTGCTGGTGCACGACAAGCTCGCCGCCGCCGCCGGCCTGATCGGCCCCGCGCCGACGCCCGCCGAAGGCAGCGTGCTGCCCGACAGCTATGCCTATCAGCCGGGCGAGACCCGCGCCGCGGTGGCGGCGCGCATGACGCGGGCGATGGACACGCAGCTCGCGCGGCTCTGGCAGGCGCGGGCGCCGGGGCTGATCGTCACCAGCCCCCGCGAGGCGCTGATCCTGGCCTCGATCGTGGAGAAGGAAACCGCGATCGCGGCCGAGCGGACCACCGTCGCCGCCGTCTACGCGAACCGGCTGCGCCTGGGCATGCCGCTCCAGGCCGATCCCACCGTCATCTACCCGATCACCAAGGGCCGCCCGCTCGGCCGTCGCATCCGCGAATCGGAGCTGCACGCGCGCAACGGCTATAACACCTATGCCATGGCCGGCCTGCCGGCGGGGCCGATCTGCAATCCCGGCCGCGCCTCGCTGGCGGCGGTGCTGCACCCCGCGCCCAGCAAGGCGCTCTACTTCGTCGCCAATGGCAAGGGCGGCCATGTCTTCGCCGATACGCTGGCGGAGCATAATGCGAACGTGGCCAAGTGGTTCGCCATTCGCCGCGCGCGGGGCGAGATGTAG
- the fabF gene encoding beta-ketoacyl-ACP synthase II, translating to MRRVVVTGLGLVTPLGADVETAWANIIAAKSGAGRITRFDASAMACQVACEVKPADHPYGFDAGKRVDHKVQRQVDPFIVYGIDAAGQALEDAGLLDMADETRERAGLSIGSGIGGLPGIESESIVLHEKGPRRVSPHFVHGRLINLISGQVSIKYGLKGPNHAVVTACSTGAHAIGDAARMIAMDDADIMLAGGAEGAICPLGIAGFAQARALSTSFNDTPEKASRPYDKDRDGFVMGEGAGVVVLEEYEHAKARGAKIYAEVIGYGLSGDAYHVTAPHPEGDGAFRSMRMALKKSGLALEDIDYINAHGTSTPLGDELELGAVRRLFGSAIGGLSMSSTKSAIGHLLGGAGAVESIFCILALRDQIVPPTLNLDNPSDSCLGVDLVPHTAKQRTVRAVLNNSFGFGGTNASLVMRAV from the coding sequence ATGCGCCGTGTAGTCGTCACGGGTCTGGGGCTGGTCACGCCGCTCGGCGCGGATGTCGAGACCGCCTGGGCGAACATCATCGCCGCCAAATCGGGCGCCGGCCGCATCACCCGCTTCGATGCCTCGGCCATGGCCTGCCAGGTCGCCTGCGAGGTGAAGCCGGCCGATCATCCCTATGGCTTCGACGCCGGCAAGCGCGTGGATCACAAGGTGCAGCGCCAGGTCGATCCGTTCATCGTCTATGGCATCGATGCCGCCGGCCAGGCGCTTGAGGATGCCGGGCTGCTCGACATGGCCGACGAAACGCGCGAGCGCGCGGGCCTGTCGATCGGCTCGGGCATTGGCGGCCTGCCGGGCATCGAGAGCGAATCGATCGTGCTGCACGAGAAGGGGCCGCGCCGCGTCTCGCCCCATTTCGTCCATGGCCGGCTGATCAACCTCATCTCGGGCCAGGTCTCGATCAAATATGGGCTGAAGGGCCCCAATCACGCGGTCGTCACCGCCTGCTCCACGGGCGCGCACGCGATCGGCGACGCCGCGCGCATGATCGCCATGGACGATGCCGACATCATGCTCGCGGGCGGCGCCGAGGGGGCGATCTGTCCGCTCGGCATCGCCGGCTTCGCCCAGGCGCGCGCGCTTTCCACCAGCTTCAACGACACGCCCGAAAAGGCCAGCCGACCCTATGACAAGGATCGCGACGGCTTCGTCATGGGCGAGGGCGCGGGGGTGGTGGTGCTCGAGGAATATGAGCATGCCAAGGCGCGCGGCGCCAAGATCTACGCCGAGGTGATCGGCTATGGTCTGTCGGGCGACGCCTATCACGTCACCGCGCCGCATCCCGAGGGCGATGGCGCCTTCCGTTCGATGCGCATGGCGCTGAAGAAGTCGGGCCTCGCGCTGGAGGATATCGACTATATCAACGCCCATGGCACCTCGACTCCGCTGGGCGACGAACTCGAGCTGGGCGCCGTCCGGCGGCTGTTCGGCAGCGCGATCGGCGGGCTGTCCATGTCGTCCACCAAATCCGCGATCGGCCATCTGCTGGGCGGCGCCGGGGCGGTGGAGAGCATCTTCTGCATCCTCGCGCTGCGCGACCAGATCGTGCCGCCGACGCTCAACCTCGACAATCCGAGCGACAGCTGTCTCGGGGTCGATCTCGTGCCGCACACGGCCAAGCAGCGGACGGTGCGGGCGGTGCTGAACAACAGCTTCGGCTTTGGCGGAACCAACGCCAGCCTGGTGATGCGCGCGGTCTGA